Sequence from the Egibacter rhizosphaerae genome:
GCGGCGACCCTCGCTCTTGCCACCGTGGGTCTCGACGCCCTGGAGGTCGAGGTGGTGGCCGACCCGGACGCGGATCTGGTCGAGCATCTCGTGACGGTCGAGGCCGCGGCGGGCGCCTACGAGTTCCGGATCCGCAACCGGCCCTCGCCCGAGAACCCGCGCACGAGTGCCGTGACCGCCTACAGCGTCCTGCGGGCCCTGCAGGCGCGACACGCCCCCGAGGTCGTGGGCGCGTGACCCGAGGACGCCGGCGCCGCTCGTGCTGTCAGGCCGGGGCGGGGCGCTCGAGCCGTGCCCGCACGCGCCCGTCGGGGAGTTGGGCGTCGCGTTCGGCGGGCTCCTCGCGCAGTTCGCGCAGCTCGAAGTGCATCCCGTCCGGCGTGCGCCAGTGCCCACCCCACGCGAAGCCCCAGCGCGTGAACGTGTCCACGACCCGCTGGTCCATCTCCGGCTCACGCCCGTAGGGGTTGTCCTCGACGTTGAGGTCGATGGCAAGCCCCCACGCGTGCAGCGAGAGCGCCCGGTCGGGCTCGTGGAGGATGTGCCGCGGCACCCAGCACCCCCCGTACTGGTCGGGATCGATGAGGTGGCCGAGCCCGCGCTCCTCGAGTTCGCCCAGCGCGCCCTCGAGCGGGGGCACGAGCTTGCGGTGGCAGCGCACCGGCGCGTCGAGCAGCGGCACCTCCGCGGTCACGACGTGCTCGTCGACCCACTCGGGGTCCGGCTCGATCCGCCCACCGGCGTCGGCCTCGAACGGCAAGGGATCGAAGGCGCCGGCCACCCCTCCTTCGAGCCGGGCGACCGCTTCCTCGCCCTCGTCCAGCGCCTCGTTCTCGCCGACCCCGTCCTCCGCGGCGCCCTCGTGGACGGAACGAAGCCGCTCGCCGCCACCGTGACCCTGGCCGGACAGCTCCGACAGCTCCCCGTCCGTTCGTGGGGTCGCGTCCCGCGAAGCACCCGGTACGGCCTCGAGAAGGGCGCTGGCCAGGACGACAACGCCGGCGACGGCGCACAGCAGGGCGACCACGCGCAGCACGCGCTGGCGCCCCGTGCGGACAGCCGGCTCGACCCGCCCGGGCCGGTCGAGCCGGTCGGGCGCCGTTGGGGAGGTGGGCATCGGAGGCCGTTCGCTCCGGTGGGCGGAGGATCGCGGTCACGCCGACCGAGGGGCGGTCGGCGACGGGGCAACCGTAGCGCGGTGGCGCTAGGCCTTGAGCGCGGGCGTGCTGCAGTGGCGCACGAGTTGGCGGATCTCCTGCCGGGAGCAAGGGGCGCTCCACAGGAAGCCCTGCCCGAGTTGGCAGCCGGCGCGTTCCAGCTGCTCCAACTGCCCAACCGTCTCGATGCCCTCGGCGACCGCGGGGACCTCGAGCGACTCGATCAGTTCGAGGATGCCGAACGTGAGCCGCGCGTCGGCGTCGGGCCGGGCGAGCTCGTCGATGAAGTGCTTGTCGATCTTGACCAGGTCGAAGCGGAAGCGTCCCAGGTAGGCGAGGGAGCAGTAGCCGGTCCCGAAGTCGTCGATCGCGAGTTTCACGCCGACCCGGCGCAAGCCCTCGAGCGTCTCGTGCACGGCGGGATCGTAGTCGAGGAAGACGCTCTCGGTGAGCTCCAGGGTGAGCCGTGCGGCGGGCAACCCGCTGTGCTCCAGGGCCGCCGTGACGGCGGAGATCAGGGTGGGGTCGGCCAGCTGGACCGCGGACACGTTGACGGTCGCGAACAGGTCGGC
This genomic interval carries:
- a CDS encoding M15 family metallopeptidase — encoded protein: MPTSPTAPDRLDRPGRVEPAVRTGRQRVLRVVALLCAVAGVVVLASALLEAVPGASRDATPRTDGELSELSGQGHGGGERLRSVHEGAAEDGVGENEALDEGEEAVARLEGGVAGAFDPLPFEADAGGRIEPDPEWVDEHVVTAEVPLLDAPVRCHRKLVPPLEGALGELEERGLGHLIDPDQYGGCWVPRHILHEPDRALSLHAWGLAIDLNVEDNPYGREPEMDQRVVDTFTRWGFAWGGHWRTPDGMHFELRELREEPAERDAQLPDGRVRARLERPAPA